One window from the genome of bacterium encodes:
- a CDS encoding type II secretion system F family protein yields the protein MQFSYTARTKNGETQNGMVEAATQDAALDLLHRNNLVVVSLEQVQHSKFLSSLSKLFQSVKNKDIVIFSRQLATLFEATVPLVESLRTLGVQTDNEYFRSVLGAMAEEVDAGTAFSQTLAKYPKIFSKYYVSMVESGEVSGRLQESLDYLANHEEKEYALMQKVRGALMYPAVIIIVFILITIFLMIFVIPKLTSVLTELGTELPLPTKILIAASSFFQHWWFTLPLIAGALFFAGRWVVQTPQGKAITDRLLLKFPVLGDMFTKLYISRISENLSTLIKGGLPIIKALDVTSRVVGNEVYVALIKKSMEEVKAGNTISSVFQKSPHMPLMVSQMISVGERSGKLDSILASLSRFYAREVDSMTENLTTLIEPLVILVLGGGVLVLVLSILLPIYNSVSTAG from the coding sequence ATGCAGTTCAGTTATACCGCCAGAACAAAAAACGGAGAGACGCAAAACGGCATGGTTGAAGCCGCAACGCAGGATGCCGCGCTAGACCTGCTTCATCGCAATAATCTGGTAGTTGTCTCCCTGGAGCAGGTACAGCACTCCAAATTCTTGAGTTCGCTCTCGAAGCTTTTTCAGAGTGTCAAAAACAAGGATATCGTTATCTTTTCGCGGCAGCTTGCCACGCTTTTTGAAGCAACCGTTCCCTTGGTGGAAAGTCTGCGGACGCTCGGGGTGCAGACGGATAATGAATACTTCCGAAGCGTGCTGGGCGCGATGGCCGAAGAAGTGGATGCCGGAACTGCTTTCTCCCAGACGCTTGCCAAGTATCCGAAGATCTTCTCCAAGTATTATGTGAGCATGGTGGAATCCGGAGAAGTGTCGGGAAGACTGCAGGAATCCCTTGATTATCTCGCCAATCACGAAGAGAAGGAATATGCGCTCATGCAGAAGGTCCGCGGGGCGCTCATGTATCCTGCGGTGATTATCATTGTTTTCATCCTGATAACCATTTTCCTCATGATCTTCGTTATCCCAAAGCTCACCTCCGTACTGACGGAGCTCGGAACGGAGCTGCCCCTTCCCACAAAAATACTCATTGCCGCAAGTTCCTTCTTTCAGCATTGGTGGTTCACGCTTCCGCTTATCGCGGGAGCGCTATTTTTTGCAGGACGCTGGGTGGTGCAAACGCCGCAAGGTAAAGCCATCACGGACAGGCTTCTTCTTAAATTTCCGGTTTTGGGGGACATGTTCACCAAACTTTATATCTCGAGAATTTCAGAAAATCTCTCCACGCTCATCAAAGGCGGGCTTCCCATTATCAAGGCGCTCGACGTCACCTCCCGCGTGGTCGGTAACGAGGTATACGTCGCGCTGATAAAAAAGAGCATGGAGGAAGTGAAAGCGGGCAATACGATAAGTTCGGTGTTCCAGAAGTCGCCGCACATGCCGCTTATGGTTTCGCAGATGATCTCCGTGGGAGAGCGGTCGGGGAAGCTCGATAGTATTCTGGCGAGCCTTTCGCGGTTCTACGCGCGTGAAGTTGACAGCATGACGGAGAATCTCACTACCCTCATCGAGCCGCTGGTCATCTTGGTTCTGGGCGGCGGGGTTTTGGTGCTCGTTTTGTCCATTTTGCTCCCCATCTATAACAGCGTCTCAACGGCCGGCTAG